The Reichenbachiella carrageenanivorans region CTGTATCTTGAGCAGATTCTCCTCCGATATAAAAGATATAATCACCCCTACTCACTACTCCAGCACCAGCAGTAGCTATCGGCAATTTTTCTTTGAGGGTCACCCATTTGTTCGCATCGAAATCGTAGACATCTATATCGGAAACCGTAGCTCCAAAAAAAGCTGTAAAATCAGCTGGGTGATGTACACTAGTATTTCTACCTCCGATACAATACAACTGATTCTCTACTATCACAGCCGTAAAATGATCTCTGACATGAGGGGCTTTGGTCAACGCTGTCCATTTTGAGTTTCCCAAATCATAATAACTCATCGCATTGGTGGTACCACTGGTATGACCATAGGTGATGCCACAGACCACATATATCCTATTCGACCTCAATACCGCCCCTGCTCCCCCTCTTTGAAAAGCAGCAGGTATTTCGGATCCTTTTTCCCAAACATCTCTGGCTGGGTGATATATCCATACATGGCTGATGGGCACTTCCGTAGGGTATGGTCCTGTAAGTGCACTCACGATGTAGATTGCTTTTTGATATACGACTGGCTGAAAATGATGAAACTCTATTGGCGTATTGGCTTTTTGCTCCCACTCATTGGTGCTCGGATCAAATACATTGACAGGTTTGATCCCTCTCCCTCCCATCAAGTAAAACTTACCTTCAAACTCCACAAAAGCATTTTCGTGACGTGCCACTGGTTCGCCTGTAGCTGCTATGGCAGACCACTGGTAGTTAGAAAAATCACCGCTCTGTGCCTTGATGTTTCCCGAAAGGACAGCAGATATAAAAAGGCTTATCATTAATACCTTTTTATTTCGGCACATCGACCAGCTGGTCGCTCTAGTACGACCAGCCAGAGGATGTATAATGTGTTTTATGATTTTCAAAACCACTAGCATCAAATAGTTATTCTACTTGTTTGGTTATTTCACTAGGAGTAATTCCATTTTCATTGAATGATTCTATGGTGAAAAAATACGGCTGCTTACTATCCAAACTACGGATGGTCACTTCTGTATCGGTATAGACCATATAACTATGGTATAGCTTGTCGGGGTGCGAACCGAAGCTGATGTTGTAACCTGTAGCGTTATCAGACTTCGTCCATTTAAGCGTGACCATTCTACGGTCTTGGATATTTCTTTCTACTTCCAATTCATTTACTTTGATCGGCTCAGCTCCAGTACCTTTTCCAAATATTCTTAACCCTGAGATGGCAAAGTTGCCGTCTGGTACTTTCACATTTTTGATTCTGATGTATCGGTAGCTTACAGGTTCCGAAAGTTGGGTATAATCATGCGAACGATCATTGTCGTTGTCAGACTTATCTAGCACCATCTGCCAGTCGGTTTTATCATCAGAGCCTTCTACCACATACTGGTGACGCAAGCCCTGCTGGCGATTTAGTATTTGTGTATTGTACTCTGCAAAGTTGGCCTGAATGGCATAAATGCTACTCGACTCACCTAAATCTACACTCAGCCACTCTCCTGCAGCTCCACTCTGTGCGGCCCAATAGGTACGGATGTTTTCGTCGTTGGCATGGGCAGGAGCAAATGAATCGACCGCCGAAGAAACTTCAACAGGCTTATTGTAGGACAAGAGCATCCATCCTGGGAAAATTTCATCGAAGCTTTCTATGCGTTTGTTCGGGATAATAATCGGGTAATCTCCATATTTATTGACTGTATGAAGCACTCCATCCGCATCGAAAAAAGCAGGGTAAAAACCGATTCGACGTTCAAACTTGTGCTTGACCGAAACCGAAATAGTACCAGTATGCCAGAGGTTGCCATAGTCGTCGTAGAACGTACTACCATGCCCTGCTCCACACGCAAAACCTTCGGGCTTGTATGAAAATGGGTTGTTGGAAGCCAAAGTAAAAGGCCCAAGTGGGTGGTCAGATTCATAGACCCCATCGGCATACGATTTTTCGCGTGTGCCTGGCGCCGAGTATTGCAAGTAGTATTTGTCGTTGTGCTTATTCATCCAAGAGCCTTCCAGCCAGGGTGCATTGTCATACTCATCGTTGTAGTCTCCACGCACTTCAAAACCTAGCTGCGCTGGATTAGGAAAAATCGTTTCGCTGGTTTCGCTTAAAAACTGAAACGTCTCCTTGTCTATCTCTGCGGCATAGAGCGGTTTCACATTTGAGCAGCCCCAATACAGGTACAATCGATTGTCTGTATCGAGAAAAAAAGCAGGGTCTTCTACTGCAAAAGGCAAGGTATGGCTGGCTTCCCACTTGCCACTCTTAGGGTCTGAAGAGCTATAGACTTTGTTGTTTTTCTTAGAGGAAACGGCCAAATAGATTTTGTCTCCGAGTACAATAGTCGTGGGTGCATAGTCTTCAGTTGGGATCTCGTTGGTCTCTACGAAGATCCAATCAGCTAGATCTTTCGAATACCAATATCCCCCAGATTTGGAAGCAAAAAGGTAATATTCACCTTTAAATTTGATTACCGTAGGATCGGCGGCTTCTCTCCGAGAAGGCAACTCTGGCCTAAACCTATAGCTTAGATTCATCGGGTTACTAACGGTTTGAAAGGATGGTGCTGTCTGCACGGATACCTCCTTAGATTGATCTGACACGGACTGTGTACCACACCCCCAAGCTAAAAACACTAATGAGTACCATACCCACTTACACATACTATACTTTCTCATATCACTTTTTATTTTCACTAATTAATCTTCTCTACTAGGCTTAAGGCCATTTTTTTCTTGTATGCAAATCAATACCCTGTGATTTCTTTTACTTTATTAAAAAAACTCTTTTTTCGGTCAGAGTTGATTTCCCAGCTCACAGGTACGGTTTGAAAACCATTTTCAAAAGCTTCTCCTTCTTTTCTGAAATCAAAATACCCCCAAGAAGTATAAGCCTTCACGGCATTAACCATGTTGTTGCTCTCTGCATCAAAATCATAATGATCATCCTCATTGAATAGGATTGGTTTGGGGGTGTAGCCCTGCACATTTCTAGTTTCTTCCACCAGGGTGTAGATGTCTTCGGGATGCTCCATTTTGTTGCCATGAATCAGAAGGAAATCTGCGATTTCGACCACATTAGACTGTGGTGCTCTTCCTCCACGGTAACTGGTACTGGTTAGCAATCTGTACCCGTCTTTTTCTATGCCTTGTACTCTGGCTACCAACTCATGTATCCGCTCTGCAGTCAGGATGCTGTGCTCATACTTAGGATAATCCACTTCATTGCCTATCTCTACGAGTATGTTTTTGTACCCCTTATTTAATAGCCAGTTGGTGATATTGTCTACCCCGTTGATCACTGCCATTTCATCAGCGAGTACCTGATCTTGTCCAAAATAGAAATAACCCAAAATAACCACCATACCCAATTCATCTGCTTTATCTAAAACCTTGGTTAATCTAGCCATATAAGCAGGCCGCAGATTACCCAACGAATCGAAGGTAGAGTTAATGCTATTGAGGTTGCCATATCCCATGGGACTACCGCCTTGTAGGTTGAGCGTGAAAGCCAATAGACCGTGGCGCTTCCATTCAGGCATAGCTGCCACAAACTCAGCCGTGTTTCTTTCTGGATCCCAAATCCCTGTATCTGGATATTTGAACCTACCAGCCGATTCAGGGTTGACATCATCATAAATGCCCTGTACCATTCTGGAATTCATCAACAAGCCTTCAATTTTATGACCGTTCCAATACCGTCCTTTGTAGGTTAGCTCTCCATTGATATAAAATTGTTCTCCCTTGATCGTCACTTCGGTACGTGCCGGAGCATCTGTTTTATTTGTACACTGAAAGAGTGTACCTGCTCCTACAATCAGTGCTACAGCAACAGCAGCCACGTTTATTATTTTTAAATTTCTCATCTTTTACTTTTTAGGGGTCAATAGTACTTCTGCGCTCAATCCATCTCTACACTCGAACTCGATCACTGTTTCCGACCTATTGGTACTCAATACTTTTACTTCTTTTATTTCAGCAGTTTCTATCCATTTGGTTTGCTCAGCTATAGCCCATGAGCCTCTCAGCGTGAGCCGAACAGTATGCGGGCGACTAGGCCAAAAGAACCACTCATGCTCATAGATAGACAGCTCTACTCTGGAACCATCAGGCAGGCGATCATCCTGTCCTTCGTAGATATTGAGATCTGGATCGGCCACGGATAGCCTGAGTAGATTGCCTTCCGACTCAGTGATAAAGGTCGAAGACTTATTTACTGCTTTGACGGTTCCTTTTTTGAAACCCAATCCTGATGGAGCATAGACCGCATAGGCTGTAGACTGCCCCTTGGCCCAGTGAACAACATGCGCATTTTCATCACTTTGCAAAACGCTAAATGGCGGCGTCTTCTCATTCATCTCAGTAGCAAATGTCTCCATTTTAGCTGGTGTAGCATCGGCCATCACGATGTATTGATAAGACGCTTGATCTGGCGCTGAGCCATGGTTGATATAAGCAGATACAAAATCTCCACTCAGCTCTTTCTTACCTATAGCATCAGGATTGGTCTGTGTGTTTCTATAAAACTGAATCCCCTTTTTCATCATCTCACCAGAAAGAAAATACCCTGATCCTCTACTATCGATTGCCCAAAATGATTGATTTCCAATCATTTGTTTTTCTATAGGAAAATCGGACAGACTCCCCTCCGAAGTAGCAGTAGGTAGACTGGTATCTACCAGTGCTGTTTGAAACAGGGTGGTTTCTACATCATGTGCTGTCAAGCCACTGGTAATATCACTTCCTATACAAACGACATATTCCCCGAAAAAGAAATAAGATTTTTTTCCTGTAAAGGACTCTAAACCAAACTTATCATGTCCTTTGAACTGAAAGGCGTACAAACCTAATCCAGTAGTAGACGAAACCCCACCGCTAAAGGCTTGATCGCTCAATAAGTACTCTCCTCCTTCGTCTCTTACCTGCCCTGGGTTGGTCTCCATCTGATCATAAGGCAAACGAACAGTCGTACTGCCTGGCCACCTGTGCCAATCAAACCCTGGCACCCAAGTAGTACCATCAGACGGGGTAGAACTATCTAAACTGCTCGGGTAAGCAATATCTAAATAACCATGGGCTATGTACAATGGATAGGCAAAAAAAGAAGATCCCCAACTCTCGAATGGTATCACGTACTTGCTATGCCCACGAACGGTGATCATCCAATCATTTTGCTGTCGTCTGATACCCACATTGGAATAAGGCAACATCTTGAATCCTACATATTGAAAATCACTGGTAATTTTATTCCTTCGTTCTATCTTGTCTAGCCAATATTGAAACTCAGGTTTATACGGTTTCTCTTTTCCTATTAACTCTAAGTATTCTGACTCCATCACTTCGTCTCGTGCTGGACTAGCCAGAGCCATCAAAGCTGGTATAATGTAAAACTGTTCGTTTAACTCATAAATACTGAAACGTATGGAAGCAAAAGCCTTGGGGGCTTCGCGTTTTTCAGTACCAAATAAACCTAAATAGAGTGTCTCTACAACATTACTCATTCGATCATAGGCAGGCTGAGTAGCTGAAAATGACGTAGATGACAACATATACAGAGTAGCTACCGTACCAAAAACTGCACGCCCGCCATACCCGTAGGCATGTCCTGCATGATGAAAAACAGTACCGTCTGGTTTGAAAGTTTCGTCTAGTGCATGAGCATATGCTGTAGTGATATTTGAAAAATAGGACGAAAAATGTTTTAAGTCTCTGGCTTTTTCTGGGGAATCCTCCATCAATAATGCTGTAGTAAGCCGCTGACTCAAAAGCCCTTGCGATTCATCAGCATTGATACCCGTTCTGCCTTCGAAGCCATAAACATATGCTTCGTTGTACACCTGATTGAAGCTATAAAACCACTTACATATTTCAATGGCTTTGTTGAGCTTATCATGCTTGAGTAATACCTCTTTCATCAGAAACATGGCTGGTGCATAAGCACGTATGCAATAAGAATAATGATGCATCCAACCCAACCCTGCTCCTGTATCGAAGCCTTGGTCTATTCCGTAATCGAACAGGTCGATAAACATGCTTTCGAGTTCTTTTTTAGATGTCTCCGAATTAGTCCAGCGGTAGGCTTTTGCCAAATCCCCCATGAGGGCATCAAATTTGGTTTTCCAAATCATCACCCCTTCCAATAGCTCCTTGTTCGACATATCCATTTCGTTGAAATGGTCTGTCATGATGTGCGATTTAACCAAAGGTCTACCATAAATCTGATCACCTGATCTGGTAATCTCAAAAGCCTCGAACCGCTTGCGAATACCTGCTATTTTTTGTTCGTTCCATTTTTGCTGCTCGTAGGCGGGCAACCAAAATTCCAAGGCTTGCGCTTCCAACGTTCTGAAATCCGCCACTACTTCATCAGTCAAAGGCTCTAGGGGAAACGTAGGCCTATACTTACTGTATTCGTACAAAAGATGTGGGTACTGCGACACCAGTCTAGGATGCATATCTATTTCTGGCAATTGAGGATTGGGGTTGACTGTACGAGGATTCATGGGTACAGATAGCCCCATCACATCTAAATAAAAAGTACCACTACCTGTAGCAGGTGCATTGATAGTCAATCTGGTCATGTCCTCTCTTGGTACGCCACGCATGTCTCCTCTGTCGTAGCCTACTACTACCGTGCGCCATCCTTTAAAATTGAGATTATAATCAAATTCACAATCCACCTCATCTCCTCTTCCAAACTGGAATCGAATGCGCTGATTGCTCGCCTTGTCGTTGTATATCCATAGAAAAAAACCTCTTGGAGGTGCTAAAACTGGGTTTTTCTCACTCCCTCCGTGGCCATTGCTAAGCTTACTCAAGTCTGTGACCAATCGCTGTTTTTGATATCCTATGGGTGTATCGAAAGTCAAAACGGCATTGCCCGACCAATCCCACTTCAAGGATTTTTCGCCATATTTCATCCGCAGGGTGTCTATACTTATGCGCCCCCCTGTAGACTCAAGCCCTGCAGGTATGCCTTCTTCAAAACTCTCCATCACTCGGACAGGTGTCTGCACATCCTGACCATGAGCTGATAGGCATACACCTAGTACAATGGCTACTAATAATTTAACTTTCTTCCCCACTTTCAATACACTCATTATTAATTATAATTTAAAAAATTGGACGCTACTTTTTCTTGATACCACCTGTCGTTGGTCTGTTTCAATAGACGCTCAAGCGAAGATTTCAATTCACCCCCCACAGTACTGTTTAGTTGTTCAAAAGCTATTTTCTCCAGTTGATTGGGATCCTTTTTATTGTCATAACAATAAATTTCGGATGCTTGATTTTTGTCTTCTCTAACTACAAAAGTATAATCGCCCGTGAAGACTCCACGTGTTTTATAATTCATAATGAGAACGGCTTTGGGTTTTTTGTTTTCATTTTCTTCTGGTTTTTTAATGACATCCGCATAGTTTGTACCTTGTACCTCTGCAGGGATTCGGTTTTCCATACCTGCTAAAGCTACTAACGTGGGCAAGACATCTGGTGCGCCCATAATGAGGTCTTCTACCCGGTGCTTGAGTTTGTCTCCCCATTTCACCACAAATGGAATATTGAGCGATTCGTTTTCTGGTACATTTTTGCCACGCTTGCCATGGCTACCGAGCATTTCTCCATGGTCAGATGAAAAAACGATGATGGTATTGTCGGCTATGCCCATAGCCTCTAGCTTGTCCAATACAAGACCTATATAGTAATCTACAGCACTCACATTGGCAAAGTAATAAGGGGCATACTGCCCTATTTCATGATCTGCATTTTCATGCGTAAGCAGTCTATCCAGATCGACCTCACCATTGTCAGTGTACTGATCAAAATACTCCATTTTGGTACTTTCCTCTGTCCATGGATTGTGAGGAGGATTAAGCGACCAAATCATAAAGAAAGGCTTTTCTGTATCTCTCTGTTTGTGTGTATTGTCTAGGTAATTGATAATATTTTCTGATTCAAACTCCGCAGAGAACCGTTTGGGGTAGAATAGTTCTCCGTCTTTTTTCCCACCGATGATTTTAGGGTCACTAGCATAGACCAACGGATCGAAGTGTACGTCCTTGAGTACCTGACAGAAATAGTCAATACTGTGACGGTCTGGCCCTTGAGGGATGTAGGTATCATATCGGTTGATATACTCCCCACCAGGAGGGTCTGTAGTGCCATGATAAGTACCATTAGCATCAAAAAGTGGTTCATTTTTCAACCAATGGCATTTGCCAAAATAGGATACATTGTACCCTCCTTGGGCAAACACATCTGTAATCGCTGTCACGTCAGATCTCAAGGAAGACTCCCTGTCCATCCGACAATTGTTGGTCGCCCCATTGGTATCTGGATACATGCCTGAAAGCATCATGGCACGATATGGACTACAAAGCGGAAAATTGCTTACTGCCTGACTAAATACGACCCCTTCTGCGGCCATTTTATCCAATGCAGGTGTGTTTACTGGGTCTGGATTGCCTTGCAAGTGCTGGTCATAGCCAGGCTGTGACCAGATGCCAAGACTGGAGTTTCTAAACTGGTCTGGAAATATAAAAATCACATTTGGCTGCTGCTCTTCTACAGCTGATTTTTGAGACCCACAACCCGACAGGGCGACTATCAGCACATAGGCTATAGTCAACAAATTAGCTTTCTTCATAACTGATTGATCTATCTTTTTTTATTTTTTTCAAGACTCATTTCTATAATATTCGATGTAGTTGGTACGAACTATTGTTATTGGCCGTGAGTACCGATCGTCCACCATCTGCAGTACGAATCAAATGCAAGCTTCTCACATCTTGATCTAGCTTCCACCCGGTCTGGCTATAAGGTAAACGCTGCAATCTACCATTGGGGCTACCCATCAGTACTTCTCCATTACCAGCATCCATTCGGGTAGTTTCTATTTCCATCATGTAATTATTGCCAGCGAGTATCAGATCCTTGTGCCCATCCTCATTGAGATCTGCGACCAGAATGCTGTTGATAGGGAAAGCCTGACAGTGATTGGTAAACGGCTCAAAATCAAACCCATTCCCTTGATTTCTAAATATCCCAGATCTAAATTCTACTGCTTGATAATGAATGGCTGTTTGGATACCTGCCCCCACGATTTCGTCGAAATCTCTATGGGCAAAATCACTATAAGAAGTGATAGATCTTGCCAGCTGCGGTAGTTGCTGTGTAGAGCAATTCTTGCCCCGAACGGGGACTTGCCTGTCTTTGTAGTATTTTACTAAAAACACATCTTCTGTACCACTTTGATCAAAATCATTAGCATACACATGGTAGGGTTTGTCTATAGCGGCGTGATGCTTGCTGTTGAGTCCCAGGTTGCCTGTCACTATATCCAGATCTCCATCTTGATCTATGTCGTCTACGACCAGTTGATTCCACCAGCCTACTTGCTGTGCTAAATTTTCATACGATGTACTCCTTCTCAATTTCCCTTGGGTATTAACCAAGACTTCGATGCCCATCCACTCCCCTGCTAAAATCAGATCATCGGTTCCATTTTGATCAATGTCTGCCCATTGAGCACTTGTGACCATACCTAGGTATGCTAGCTCTGGTGCCAGCTCTACAGTTTTGTCTTTGAACGTTCCTTTTTCATTGATTAGCAAAAAGCTACGTGGGGCATGTGGGTATTTGCTAGGGATCAGTCTCCCTCCTACAAACAAATCAATATCCCCATCTTGATCGTAATCTGCTGGCACCACTACACTACCCGACTCCACCATAGCAGGCAGTGCCTCTTGCTGACGTAGAAAATTGCCATTTCCGTCGTTTGCATACAGCCTATCCTGCAACGCGGGATGACCGATAGGATATTCGTAACTCCCACTGACGACATACAAATCCTGATCCCCATCCTGATCTGCATCAAAAAATACCGCCGCTACGTCTTCGTGTCGCTGGTCGGATTCAAAATCAGGTGTGACTATCGGGTGAAACCCATCTTCTGTGCCCATTAATATTTTTCCTGAAAAGGAACGAGATCCTCCCAAATACAGGTCTTCTATCCCATCGCCATTGATATCTGAAGTAGCCACAGCAGGTCCCATTTGTGACAATTTGTAGGGCAGCAATACCTGATCGACATAATCGTCGTACAGTATTTCGTCATGTGTTTCTCCTAATGTTTGCTTGGCAAATAAAGGCTTGGTAGCTGTCTCTGATTTAGGTTCGTTGATGGCAACGGTATAATCTACCGTCAAAAGTTGATTAGGGACTACTGATCTAATCGTCTGTGTCTTGCCATCAGGCCAAGTGATTTCGACCTGATGAATCTGATTTGATTTGGAAAACCCAAAATGGAGTGTATTGGATACTGAAGATAAAAAACCTCTGCTATTGATCAATTGCCGAACTTGACTGGTCTGATTTTCGAAGGTTACTTTGGCACGCACTCCTATGCCATTGCGGTTGTGAGCAGGACCTTTGAACTGCAACTTCAAATATTGTCCTAAGCCTAGCTCTATGGCTTCATTTTTTAGAATGGTGGCTTTGTCGTTGATATTGTTGACCACGATTTCCAGATCACCGTCATTGTCTAGGTCGGCGTAGATGGCGCCATTGGAAAACGTGCTCAAGGTATCCGCCCAAGTCTGTGTCATGTTTTCAAAGGTCAGGTCTCCCCTGTTTCTAAACAGGTAGTTGTTCATCTTCTGCTGGGGTAACATCTGGGTATATTCCAAAAATTCTGCGTCGGATGGTTTGCGCCCTCTTTTGCGTGCAGTCATCCCTATTTGAATATTGGCATCCTGATCTATGACATCACGAAACACGCCATTGGTCACATAGATATCATTGAATCCATCGAGATCAAAATCTGCTAATAATGTTGCCCAGCTCCAATCGGTATTGGCCATACCTGCTAGCTGCGCTATTTCACTAAAAGTGCCATCTCCATTGTTTCGCTGGAGCATATTGTGCATGTATTGATAATGATATCCTTGATCCACCATCTGGTGAAACTTGGCTGGTGAGGTCATCGACATCGTGGTCTTGGCTCTGATATAATCCTCTGGGTTCATATCCAAAACCATCAGATCCATCTGAGTATCATTATCCAGGTCAGCCATGTCGCTACCCATGCTATAATATGACATATGTTTCACTACTTTTTCTGCTGCTTCGCTAAAAGTGCCGTCTTGATTGTTGAGAAAAACGAAATCAGGATATTCCAGATCATTGCTCACATATATATCCAACCATCCGTCTTGGTTCAAATCACCTACTTGCGCATGGAGGCCAAATCCTCGATCTGGCAGGATACCCGAACTGGCGGACACATCGACATATTGATGGTTTCCTTCATTGCGATAGAGTTTGTCGCTCCCTTTTAGCGCAATGGTGGCTTGGTCTGTTTTTAGGTCTTCTATGGGGTAGATATTTCTATAATCGGAGGTGACCTCAGGTGAGTTAACAAGATACATATCTAAGTCTCCGTCCTTGTCATAGTCGAAAAAAGTAGCCATCACGGATCGATTAGCATCGTCTAGGCCATATTCATTCGCTCGTTCGGAAAAGGTCAAATCGCCATTGTTGATATAAAGCAAATTGGTATACAGGTCTTCGTCTGGCAGCCAACCAGCTCTGCAGATATAGATATCCAAAAATCCATCTTGATTGACATCTACGATTGTGACTCCTGCATCAAATCCATCGGCATGCGTTATGCCTGTGGTCTGACTGATATTTTTAAATTTTAAATTTCCTTGGTTTAGGTATAGTTGATCGGCTTGAGTGTTGGACACGAAGAAAAGATCCTCTAGTCCGTCGTTGTTGAAATCGGCACTGGCTACGCCTCCACCCATGTAGGCATAGATGTATTGATAATAGTGATAGTCTTCAGATTCAATGATGGGGTTTACAAAATTCACTGAAGTGCTACTGGAAGGTAAATAGGTAAAAAGCTGTGGTTTAGACTCCTTATGAGTTGTAGGGTCGCAGCTCATCAGCACGCTCATATACCATAAGGCCATAAGTAGATTAAATACGTTTTTCTTTCCCGTCATTTACTTTCCGCTTCTGTTCTTTATTCTTAGATTGATAAGACACCCCGTCTAAGCCTGAGGCCTAGCCGGGGTGTACATTTTTATACTAATGACTATTTTGAATCTGCCAAATGAGGAGCTTTATCTATTTCTTCTTGTGGTATAGGAGCGAAATAGTTGTCTAAGCCTAGGCTTCCTACGATAGCGTTCGATTCGAGCGGCGACCTGTCTGACAATGCCGTCTGAACTTGCTCCATTCTCACTAGATCGTACCATCTTTCGAACTCTCCTGCTAATTCCCATTTACGCTCAGTAAA contains the following coding sequences:
- a CDS encoding VCBS repeat-containing protein produces the protein MTGKKNVFNLLMALWYMSVLMSCDPTTHKESKPQLFTYLPSSSTSVNFVNPIIESEDYHYYQYIYAYMGGGVASADFNNDGLEDLFFVSNTQADQLYLNQGNLKFKNISQTTGITHADGFDAGVTIVDVNQDGFLDIYICRAGWLPDEDLYTNLLYINNGDLTFSERANEYGLDDANRSVMATFFDYDKDGDLDMYLVNSPEVTSDYRNIYPIEDLKTDQATIALKGSDKLYRNEGNHQYVDVSASSGILPDRGFGLHAQVGDLNQDGWLDIYVSNDLEYPDFVFLNNQDGTFSEAAEKVVKHMSYYSMGSDMADLDNDTQMDLMVLDMNPEDYIRAKTTMSMTSPAKFHQMVDQGYHYQYMHNMLQRNNGDGTFSEIAQLAGMANTDWSWATLLADFDLDGFNDIYVTNGVFRDVIDQDANIQIGMTARKRGRKPSDAEFLEYTQMLPQQKMNNYLFRNRGDLTFENMTQTWADTLSTFSNGAIYADLDNDGDLEIVVNNINDKATILKNEAIELGLGQYLKLQFKGPAHNRNGIGVRAKVTFENQTSQVRQLINSRGFLSSVSNTLHFGFSKSNQIHQVEITWPDGKTQTIRSVVPNQLLTVDYTVAINEPKSETATKPLFAKQTLGETHDEILYDDYVDQVLLPYKLSQMGPAVATSDINGDGIEDLYLGGSRSFSGKILMGTEDGFHPIVTPDFESDQRHEDVAAVFFDADQDGDQDLYVVSGSYEYPIGHPALQDRLYANDGNGNFLRQQEALPAMVESGSVVVPADYDQDGDIDLFVGGRLIPSKYPHAPRSFLLINEKGTFKDKTVELAPELAYLGMVTSAQWADIDQNGTDDLILAGEWMGIEVLVNTQGKLRRSTSYENLAQQVGWWNQLVVDDIDQDGDLDIVTGNLGLNSKHHAAIDKPYHVYANDFDQSGTEDVFLVKYYKDRQVPVRGKNCSTQQLPQLARSITSYSDFAHRDFDEIVGAGIQTAIHYQAVEFRSGIFRNQGNGFDFEPFTNHCQAFPINSILVADLNEDGHKDLILAGNNYMMEIETTRMDAGNGEVLMGSPNGRLQRLPYSQTGWKLDQDVRSLHLIRTADGGRSVLTANNNSSYQLHRIL